The Streptomyces pactum genome contains a region encoding:
- a CDS encoding Na+/H+ antiporter has translation MDQLALLFMLLLGALLSVPLGARLGLPAPVLMTVLGIVLALLEFVPNVDIPPEIILPALLPPLLYAAVRRTSWRQFAANKRPIFLLAVALVFVTMTCVAAVAHAIVPGLPIAAAFALGALVAPPDPVAATAVAGQLGLPRRLVSILEGEGLFNDVTAIVLYHVAIAAAVSGTFSPWEAGLDLVLSAVVAVAVGLVLGWGANRLLGVLGDPTLQIGLTLLVPFVSYVLADELHGSGVLAVLTTAMFLAEYASDADDVMSRLAGHTVWDVVDTLVTGVAFGLIGLELHNAVRTASGRWTELLGWAAAISAVVILVRLLWLLPATWLTQRLHARRDHDEDIPTSWRETVVMWWAGMRGVASVALALAIPLETENGAAFPNRDELIFVAFGVIMVTLLLQGLTLPWLVGRLGVRADTEREKDYEKALAVRAAKAAKQRLKEIESVEELPDELSEQMLRRAYDIGVRISPDLGDEERREAQEQRARRIQRARRIKGEMLSAARHEVLAARSEPGADPEIVDRVLRHLDVSSLR, from the coding sequence GTGGATCAGTTGGCCCTGTTGTTCATGCTGCTGCTCGGGGCCCTGCTGAGCGTCCCCCTCGGGGCCCGGCTCGGGCTGCCGGCGCCGGTGCTGATGACGGTCCTCGGGATCGTCCTGGCACTCCTCGAATTCGTGCCCAACGTCGACATCCCGCCCGAGATCATCCTGCCCGCACTGCTGCCGCCGCTGCTGTACGCGGCCGTGCGGCGCACGTCCTGGCGGCAGTTCGCGGCCAACAAGCGCCCGATCTTCCTGCTGGCGGTCGCGCTGGTCTTCGTCACCATGACCTGCGTGGCCGCCGTGGCCCACGCGATCGTGCCGGGGCTGCCGATCGCCGCCGCCTTCGCGCTGGGCGCGCTGGTGGCACCGCCCGACCCGGTCGCGGCGACCGCCGTCGCCGGGCAACTGGGGCTGCCGCGCCGCCTGGTCTCCATCCTGGAGGGCGAGGGGCTGTTCAACGACGTCACGGCCATCGTGCTGTACCACGTGGCCATCGCCGCGGCGGTCAGCGGCACCTTCTCGCCCTGGGAAGCGGGGCTCGACCTGGTGCTGTCCGCGGTCGTCGCCGTGGCCGTGGGGCTCGTGCTGGGCTGGGGCGCCAACCGGCTCCTGGGAGTGCTGGGGGACCCGACGCTCCAGATCGGGCTGACCCTGCTGGTGCCGTTCGTGAGCTACGTCCTGGCCGACGAACTGCACGGCTCCGGGGTGCTCGCCGTGCTCACCACCGCGATGTTCCTCGCCGAGTACGCCTCCGACGCCGACGACGTGATGAGCCGGCTCGCCGGGCACACCGTGTGGGACGTCGTCGACACGCTCGTCACCGGTGTCGCCTTCGGGCTGATCGGCCTGGAGCTGCACAACGCGGTCCGCACGGCCTCCGGCCGGTGGACGGAGCTGCTCGGCTGGGCGGCGGCGATCAGCGCCGTGGTCATCCTGGTCCGGCTGCTGTGGCTGCTGCCGGCCACCTGGCTGACCCAGCGGCTGCACGCCCGACGGGACCACGACGAGGACATCCCGACGAGCTGGCGGGAGACCGTCGTCATGTGGTGGGCCGGGATGCGGGGCGTCGCCTCGGTCGCGCTGGCTCTGGCGATCCCGCTGGAGACGGAGAACGGGGCCGCCTTCCCCAACCGGGACGAGCTCATCTTCGTCGCGTTCGGGGTGATCATGGTCACGCTGCTGTTGCAGGGACTGACGCTGCCCTGGCTGGTGGGCCGGCTCGGGGTACGGGCGGACACCGAACGGGAGAAGGACTACGAGAAGGCGCTCGCCGTGCGGGCGGCCAAGGCGGCGAAGCAGCGGCTCAAGGAGATCGAGTCGGTCGAGGAGCTGCCGGACGAGCTGTCCGAGCAGATGCTGCGACGCGCCTACGACATCGGGGTGCGCATCAGCCCGGACCTCGGGGACGAGGAGCGGCGGGAGGCGCAGGAACAGCGGGCACGGCGGATCCAGCGTGCCCGGCGTATCAAGGGCGAGATGCTGAGCGCCGCCCGCCACGAGGTGCTGGCGGCGCGCAGCGAACCCGGCGCCGATCCGGAGATCGTCGACCGGGTCCTGCGCCACCTGGACGTGAGCAGCCTGCGGTGA
- the ileS gene encoding isoleucine--tRNA ligase, giving the protein MNTQPQYRQVPAQVDLPALEHAVLDFWREQKIFAKSLEQSEGRPEWVFYEGPPTANGMPGAHHIEARVFKDVFPRFRTMRGYHVGRKAGWDCHGLPVELAVEKELGFSGKQDIEAYGIAEFNAKCRESVTRHTDAFEELTTRMGYWADLQDPYRTMDPEYIESVWWSLKEIFDKGLLVQDHRVAPWCPRCGTGLSDHELAQGYETVVDPSVFVRFPLTSGPLAGEASLLIWTTTPWTLVSNTAVAAHPEVTYVVATKGPEGTEKLVVAEPLVGKALGEGWETTGQTFTGAEMERWTYRRPFELVEFPEPAHFVVNADYVTTEDGTGLVHQSPAFGEDDLKVCRAYGLPVVNPVRPDGTFEEDLPLVGGAFFKKADEKLTEDLDTRGLLFKHIPYEHSYPHCWRCHTALLYYAQPSWYIRTTAVKDRLLQENEKTNWFPDSVKHGRYGDWLNNNIDWALSRNRYWGTPLPIWRCEDDHLTVAGSRAELTELTGTDQSALDPHRPYIDEVTFACRHDGCGKTATRVPEVIDAWYDSGSMPFAQWGYPHKNKELFESRYPAQFISEAIDQTRGWFYTLMAVGTLVFDKSSYENVVCLGHILAEDGRKMSKHLGNTLDPVPLMDRHGADAVRWFMAAGGSPWAARRVGHGTIQEVVRKTLLTYWNTVAFQALYARTTGWSPSGADPAPADRPVLDRWLLSELHALTDQVTQALDAYDTQRAGKLLSAFVDDMSNWYVRRSRRRFWQGDKAALRTLHEVVETVTKLMAPLTPFITERVWQDLVVPVTPGAPESVHLSSWPEADLSAIDPELSRQMVLVRRLVELGRATRAESGVKTRQPLSRALIAVAGFDTLYPELHTQITEELNVESLASLSEVGGSLVDTTAKANFRALGKRFGKRVQDVAKAVAGADAAALSLALREGTASVEVDGETVTLAPDEVIITETPREGWSVASDSGATVALDLEITEELRRAGLARDAIRLIQEARKNSGLDVADRIALRWTATDPATIAALTEHSGLISDEVLATDFAQGEADDTYGEAFTDEGLSLTFRLRKA; this is encoded by the coding sequence TTGAATACGCAGCCGCAGTACCGCCAGGTGCCCGCCCAGGTCGACCTGCCCGCGCTCGAACACGCGGTGCTCGACTTCTGGCGCGAGCAGAAGATCTTCGCCAAGAGCCTGGAGCAGTCCGAGGGCCGCCCCGAATGGGTGTTCTACGAGGGCCCGCCCACCGCCAACGGCATGCCCGGCGCCCACCACATCGAGGCGCGCGTCTTCAAGGACGTCTTCCCCCGCTTCCGCACCATGCGCGGATACCACGTGGGCCGCAAGGCCGGCTGGGACTGCCACGGCCTGCCGGTCGAGCTGGCGGTGGAGAAGGAGCTGGGCTTCTCCGGCAAGCAGGACATCGAGGCGTACGGCATCGCCGAGTTCAACGCCAAGTGCCGCGAGTCGGTGACCCGCCACACCGACGCCTTCGAAGAGCTCACCACGCGCATGGGCTACTGGGCCGACCTCCAGGACCCGTACCGCACGATGGACCCCGAGTACATCGAGTCCGTCTGGTGGTCGCTGAAGGAGATCTTCGACAAGGGCCTGCTGGTCCAGGACCACCGCGTCGCCCCCTGGTGCCCCCGCTGCGGCACCGGCCTGTCCGACCACGAGCTGGCGCAGGGCTACGAGACGGTCGTCGACCCGTCCGTCTTCGTGCGCTTCCCGCTGACCTCCGGCCCGCTCGCCGGCGAGGCCTCGCTCCTGATCTGGACGACCACGCCCTGGACCCTGGTGTCCAACACCGCGGTCGCCGCGCACCCCGAGGTCACCTACGTCGTCGCGACGAAGGGCCCGGAGGGTACGGAGAAGCTCGTCGTCGCCGAGCCGCTGGTCGGCAAGGCCCTCGGCGAGGGCTGGGAGACCACCGGCCAGACCTTCACCGGCGCCGAGATGGAGCGCTGGACGTACCGGCGGCCCTTCGAGCTGGTCGAGTTCCCCGAGCCCGCGCACTTCGTGGTGAACGCCGACTACGTCACCACCGAGGACGGCACCGGCCTCGTCCACCAGTCCCCCGCCTTCGGTGAGGACGACCTCAAGGTCTGCCGCGCCTACGGCCTGCCGGTGGTCAACCCGGTCCGCCCGGACGGCACCTTCGAGGAAGACCTCCCCCTGGTCGGCGGCGCCTTCTTCAAGAAGGCCGACGAGAAGCTGACGGAGGACCTGGACACCCGGGGCCTGCTCTTCAAGCACATCCCCTACGAGCACAGCTACCCGCACTGCTGGCGCTGCCACACCGCGCTGCTGTACTACGCGCAGCCGTCCTGGTACATCCGCACCACGGCCGTCAAGGACCGTCTCCTCCAGGAGAACGAGAAGACCAACTGGTTCCCGGACTCGGTCAAGCACGGCCGGTACGGCGACTGGCTGAACAACAACATCGACTGGGCGCTCTCCCGCAACCGCTACTGGGGCACCCCGCTGCCCATCTGGCGCTGCGAGGACGACCACCTCACGGTGGCCGGCTCCCGCGCCGAACTGACCGAGCTGACCGGCACCGACCAGTCCGCCCTGGACCCGCACCGCCCGTACATCGACGAGGTCACGTTCGCCTGCCGCCACGACGGCTGCGGCAAGACGGCCACGCGCGTGCCGGAGGTCATCGACGCCTGGTACGACTCGGGTTCGATGCCGTTCGCGCAGTGGGGCTACCCGCACAAGAACAAGGAACTGTTCGAGTCCCGCTACCCGGCGCAGTTCATCTCCGAGGCCATCGACCAGACCCGCGGCTGGTTCTACACGCTGATGGCGGTCGGCACCCTGGTCTTCGACAAGTCGTCCTACGAGAACGTGGTCTGCCTCGGCCACATCCTCGCCGAGGACGGCCGCAAGATGTCCAAGCACCTGGGCAACACCCTGGACCCGGTCCCGCTGATGGACCGGCACGGCGCGGACGCGGTCCGCTGGTTCATGGCGGCCGGCGGCTCCCCGTGGGCGGCCCGCCGCGTCGGCCACGGCACCATCCAGGAGGTCGTCCGCAAGACGCTCCTCACCTACTGGAACACGGTCGCCTTCCAGGCCCTGTACGCCCGCACCACGGGCTGGTCCCCGAGCGGGGCGGACCCGGCCCCCGCCGACCGCCCGGTCCTGGACCGCTGGCTGCTCTCCGAGCTGCACGCGCTCACCGACCAGGTCACCCAGGCGCTGGACGCGTACGACACCCAGCGCGCCGGCAAGCTGCTGTCCGCGTTCGTCGACGACATGTCCAACTGGTACGTACGCCGTTCCCGCCGCCGCTTCTGGCAGGGCGACAAGGCGGCGCTGCGCACGCTGCACGAGGTCGTCGAGACGGTCACCAAGTTGATGGCGCCGCTGACCCCGTTCATCACGGAGCGCGTCTGGCAGGACCTGGTCGTGCCCGTCACCCCGGGCGCCCCGGAGTCGGTGCACCTGTCCTCGTGGCCCGAGGCCGACCTGTCGGCGATCGACCCCGAGCTGTCCCGGCAGATGGTGCTGGTCCGCCGTCTGGTCGAACTGGGCCGTGCCACGCGCGCGGAGTCGGGCGTCAAGACCCGCCAGCCGCTCAGCCGCGCGCTGATCGCCGTGGCCGGCTTCGACACGCTCTACCCCGAGCTGCACACGCAGATCACGGAGGAGCTGAACGTCGAGTCCCTCGCATCACTGAGCGAGGTCGGCGGCAGCCTGGTCGACACGACCGCGAAGGCCAATTTCCGTGCTCTCGGCAAGCGGTTCGGCAAGCGCGTCCAGGACGTGGCGAAGGCCGTCGCGGGCGCGGACGCCGCGGCGCTCTCCCTCGCCCTGCGCGAGGGCACGGCGTCGGTGGAGGTCGACGGCGAGACGGTCACCCTCGCCCCCGACGAGGTGATCATCACGGAGACGCCGCGCGAGGGCTGGTCGGTCGCCTCCGACTCGGGTGCGACGGTGGCCCTGGACCTCGAGATCACGGAGGAGCTGCGTCGCGCGGGCCTCGCCCGGGACGCGATCCGCCTGATCCAGGAGGCCCGCAAGAACAGCGGCCTCGACGTCGCCGACCGCATCGCCCTGCGCTGGACGGCCACGGACCCGGCGACCATCGCCGCCCTGACCGAGCACAGCGGACTGATCTCCGACGAGGTCCTCGCCACGGACTTCGCGCAGGGAGAGGCGGACGACACGTACGGGGAGGCGTTCACGGACGAGGGCCTGTCCCTGACGTTCCGCCTGCGCAAGGCGTAA
- the lspA gene encoding signal peptidase II, which translates to MAEAERIIGTPDTPDAAGDGQERPDAEQEQPPERPRGKRRIAVLFAVAAFAYVLDLVSKMIVVAELEHQEPIEIVGDWLRFVAIRNAGAAFGFGEAFTVIFTVIAAAVIVVIARLARKLYSLPWAIALGMLLGGALGNLTDRIFRSPGVFEGAVVDFIAPKHFAVFNLADSAIVCGGILIVILSFRGLDPDGTVHRD; encoded by the coding sequence GTGGCAGAGGCGGAGCGCATCATCGGTACGCCGGACACCCCGGACGCGGCGGGGGACGGGCAGGAGCGGCCCGACGCCGAGCAGGAGCAGCCCCCGGAGCGCCCCCGGGGCAAGCGGCGTATCGCCGTGCTGTTCGCGGTCGCCGCGTTCGCGTACGTCCTCGACCTGGTCAGCAAGATGATCGTGGTCGCCGAGTTGGAGCACCAGGAGCCCATCGAGATCGTCGGGGACTGGCTGCGGTTCGTGGCGATCCGCAACGCGGGCGCGGCCTTCGGCTTCGGCGAGGCCTTCACCGTGATCTTCACGGTGATCGCGGCGGCCGTGATCGTCGTGATCGCCCGCCTCGCGCGCAAGCTCTACAGCCTGCCGTGGGCGATCGCGCTCGGCATGCTGCTCGGTGGTGCCCTCGGCAATCTCACCGACCGGATCTTCCGCTCGCCCGGCGTCTTCGAGGGCGCGGTCGTGGACTTCATCGCCCCCAAGCACTTCGCCGTCTTCAACCTCGCCGACTCGGCGATCGTGTGCGGCGGCATCCTGATCGTGATCCTCTCCTTCCGGGGCCTGGACCCGGACGGGACCGTTCACAGGGACTGA
- a CDS encoding mechanosensitive ion channel family protein, translating into METILRPLIVVGGSVLLTLVIGWATDLLLRKADGRHPETPLWGLLRRARIPYQLLLCAALLRGSYIEARVFPDHQEGVGRTLTLVLIGSAAWMVIRIAAAVVETSYSRYAHAHAERNPARVRRVRTQVSLIMRVVSAVVGVVAVSSMLLTFPAMQAAGASLLASAGILGIVAGVAAQSTLSNMFAGFQIAFGDMVRMGDTVVVDGEWGTVEEITLTFLTVRTWDERRITMPVSYFTSKPFENWSRGSPQMTGTVFWHLDHSAPLEAMRERLRDILRECPAWDGRDYNLTVTDTTPNTMQVRALVTAKDADDIWTVRVTVREGMIRWLADEHPYALPRVSTADAAPRPSRDGFHRPRRSPDGAPRRFPEQPTKSL; encoded by the coding sequence ATGGAGACCATACTCCGCCCGCTGATCGTGGTCGGCGGCTCCGTCCTGCTGACCCTGGTCATCGGCTGGGCCACCGACCTGCTGCTGCGCAAGGCCGACGGACGGCACCCCGAGACGCCGTTGTGGGGGCTGCTGCGCCGCGCCCGCATCCCCTACCAGCTCCTCCTGTGCGCGGCGCTGCTGAGAGGGTCGTACATCGAGGCACGGGTGTTCCCCGACCACCAGGAGGGGGTCGGCCGGACGCTGACGCTGGTGCTGATCGGCTCGGCGGCCTGGATGGTGATCCGGATCGCCGCGGCGGTCGTCGAGACCTCGTACTCCCGCTACGCCCACGCCCACGCCGAGCGGAACCCGGCCCGGGTACGGCGGGTGCGGACCCAGGTGTCGCTGATCATGCGGGTCGTCTCGGCGGTCGTCGGCGTGGTCGCCGTGTCGTCGATGCTCCTGACGTTCCCCGCGATGCAGGCGGCGGGCGCCTCGCTGCTGGCCTCGGCCGGCATCCTCGGCATCGTCGCCGGTGTGGCCGCCCAGTCCACGCTCAGCAACATGTTCGCCGGGTTCCAGATCGCCTTCGGCGACATGGTGCGCATGGGCGACACGGTCGTGGTGGACGGGGAGTGGGGCACCGTCGAGGAGATCACGCTCACGTTCCTGACCGTGCGCACCTGGGACGAGCGCCGGATCACCATGCCGGTGTCGTACTTCACGTCCAAGCCGTTCGAGAACTGGTCGCGCGGCTCCCCGCAGATGACCGGGACCGTCTTCTGGCACCTCGACCACTCGGCACCGCTGGAGGCGATGCGGGAGCGGCTGCGCGACATCCTGCGCGAGTGCCCGGCCTGGGACGGCCGCGACTACAACCTGACCGTCACGGACACCACGCCGAACACCATGCAGGTACGGGCCCTGGTGACGGCGAAGGACGCGGACGACATCTGGACGGTACGCGTCACGGTCCGCGAGGGGATGATCCGCTGGCTCGCCGACGAGCACCCGTACGCCCTGCCCCGGGTCAGCACGGCGGACGCGGCCCCGCGCCCGTCCCGCGACGGATTCCACCGCCCCCGCCGCTCCCCCGACGGCGCCCCCCGCCGCTTCCCGGAACAGCCGACGAAGAGCCTGTGA
- a CDS encoding RluA family pseudouridine synthase: MSTLPEIRTLPVPDGLEGERVDAAISRMFGFSRTKAAELAAAGKVQVDGSVVGKSERVHGGAWLEVEMPQAPAPVQVVAEPVEGMEIVHDDDDVVVIVKPVGVAAHPSPGWSGPTVIGGLAAAGYRVSTSGAAERQGIVHRLDVGTSGLMAVAKSERAYTSLKRQFKERTVDKRYHALVQGHPDPTSGTIDAPIGRHPQHDYKWAVTAEGKPSVTHYDLIEAFRAASLLDVKLETGRTHQIRVHMAAHRHPCVGDLTYGADPTLGKRLRLTRQWLHAVRLGFEHPGDGQWVEYASDYPEDLQQALDLVREETYG; encoded by the coding sequence GTGAGCACGCTTCCCGAGATCCGTACCCTGCCCGTGCCCGACGGCCTGGAGGGCGAGCGCGTCGACGCCGCCATCTCCCGCATGTTCGGCTTCTCCCGTACCAAGGCCGCGGAGCTCGCCGCGGCGGGCAAGGTGCAGGTCGACGGATCGGTGGTCGGCAAGTCCGAGCGCGTCCACGGCGGCGCCTGGCTCGAGGTCGAGATGCCCCAGGCGCCCGCGCCGGTGCAGGTGGTCGCCGAGCCCGTCGAGGGCATGGAGATCGTGCATGACGACGACGACGTGGTCGTGATCGTCAAGCCGGTCGGCGTCGCCGCCCACCCCTCGCCCGGCTGGAGCGGACCGACCGTCATCGGCGGACTGGCCGCCGCCGGATACCGCGTCTCCACCTCCGGTGCCGCCGAGCGGCAGGGCATCGTGCACCGCCTCGACGTGGGCACCTCCGGCCTGATGGCGGTGGCCAAGTCGGAGCGCGCGTACACCTCGCTCAAGCGCCAGTTCAAGGAGCGCACGGTCGACAAGCGCTACCACGCGCTCGTGCAGGGCCACCCCGACCCGACCAGCGGCACCATCGACGCCCCCATCGGCCGCCACCCCCAGCACGACTACAAGTGGGCCGTCACCGCCGAGGGCAAGCCCTCCGTCACGCACTACGACCTCATCGAGGCCTTCCGCGCCGCATCCCTGCTCGACGTGAAGCTGGAGACCGGCCGCACCCACCAGATCCGCGTCCACATGGCCGCCCACCGCCACCCCTGCGTCGGCGACCTGACCTACGGCGCCGACCCCACGCTCGGCAAGCGGCTGCGCCTCACCCGCCAGTGGCTGCACGCCGTACGGCTCGGCTTCGAGCACCCCGGCGACGGGCAGTGGGTCGAGTACGCCAGCGACTACCCCGAGGACCTCCAGCAGGCCCTGGACCTGGTCCGCGAGGAGACCTACGGATGA
- a CDS encoding TraR/DksA family transcriptional regulator has product MVAKKTAVQQSEATAKKTAAKKTTAAKKTAAKKSSAAKKAAEEKSTEEKSTEGSTEGKTPAKKTAAKTTAAEKGPAKKAAAKKAAAKKSTAKKSTAKKSTAKKSTAKKVGAAEAAEQTGATTVVAKKTPGTATAAKTAVPKARGAADPGDLAVRPGEEPWTPQEAEEARGELQSEADRLRTEIDSSERSLQGMMRDSGDGAGDDEADTGSKNITREHELALAANAREMLTQTERALERLDAGTYGLCENCGNPIGKARMQAFPRATLCVECKQKQERRY; this is encoded by the coding sequence ATGGTGGCGAAGAAGACCGCCGTACAGCAGTCGGAGGCGACTGCGAAGAAGACCGCTGCCAAGAAGACGACGGCCGCGAAGAAGACCGCCGCGAAGAAGAGCAGCGCGGCGAAGAAGGCCGCCGAGGAGAAGAGCACCGAGGAGAAGAGCACCGAGGGCAGCACCGAGGGGAAGACCCCGGCGAAGAAGACCGCGGCAAAGACGACCGCGGCGGAGAAGGGCCCGGCCAAGAAGGCCGCGGCGAAGAAGGCCGCGGCGAAGAAGAGCACGGCGAAGAAGAGCACGGCGAAGAAGAGCACGGCGAAGAAGAGCACGGCCAAGAAAGTGGGCGCGGCCGAGGCCGCGGAGCAGACGGGAGCCACGACGGTGGTTGCGAAGAAGACTCCTGGCACGGCCACGGCGGCCAAGACCGCCGTTCCCAAGGCCCGCGGCGCCGCGGACCCCGGCGACCTCGCGGTACGCCCCGGCGAGGAACCCTGGACCCCGCAAGAGGCCGAGGAGGCGCGCGGTGAGCTGCAGTCCGAGGCCGACCGGCTGCGCACCGAGATCGACTCCTCCGAGCGGTCCCTGCAGGGCATGATGCGGGACTCCGGGGACGGTGCCGGCGACGACGAGGCGGACACCGGCAGCAAGAACATCACGCGCGAGCACGAGCTGGCGCTGGCCGCCAACGCGCGCGAGATGCTCACCCAGACCGAGCGCGCCCTGGAACGCCTGGACGCGGGCACCTACGGCCTGTGCGAGAACTGCGGGAACCCCATCGGCAAGGCGCGCATGCAGGCCTTCCCGAGGGCCACCCTGTGCGTCGAGTGCAAGCAGAAGCAGGAGCGACGGTACTGA
- a CDS encoding dienelactone hydrolase family protein, with translation MAAPRVVTPGWHHGLMNIVLFHSTLGPRPAVRQAADRLRDAGHQVWTPDLFEGRTFDTVEEGMAHQDGIGREELLKRAVLAAAPYSERGLVYAGFSLGASIAQTLALGDHRARGLLLLHGTSDIAANASVDDLPVQLHVAEPDAFETDDWLSAWYLQMGRAGADVEVYRYAGAGHLYTDPGLPDYDEEAAEATWRVALGFLDSLQEADAPQTGE, from the coding sequence ATCGCCGCGCCCCGCGTTGTCACACCCGGCTGGCACCATGGCCTCATGAACATCGTGCTCTTTCACTCGACCCTCGGACCGAGGCCCGCGGTGCGGCAGGCCGCCGACCGGCTGCGCGACGCCGGGCACCAGGTCTGGACCCCCGACCTCTTCGAGGGCCGGACGTTCGACACGGTCGAGGAGGGCATGGCCCATCAGGACGGGATCGGCCGGGAGGAGCTGCTGAAGCGGGCGGTGCTGGCCGCGGCTCCCTATTCCGAGCGGGGGCTGGTGTACGCGGGCTTCTCGCTCGGCGCCTCCATCGCCCAGACCCTCGCCCTCGGCGACCACCGGGCGCGCGGACTGCTCCTCCTGCACGGCACCTCGGACATCGCGGCCAACGCCTCGGTCGACGACCTGCCGGTCCAACTGCACGTCGCCGAGCCGGACGCCTTCGAGACGGACGACTGGCTCAGCGCCTGGTACCTCCAGATGGGCCGGGCCGGCGCCGACGTCGAGGTCTACAGATACGCCGGGGCCGGCCACCTCTACACCGACCCCGGGCTGCCGGACTACGACGAGGAGGCGGCCGAGGCCACCTGGCGGGTGGCGCTCGGCTTCCTCGACTCGCTTCAGGAGGCGGACGCGCCTCAGACGGGGGAGTAG
- a CDS encoding GNAT family N-acetyltransferase, with protein sequence MSAAPSQVPSYEVRVAEGPGDREMCFAVRKDVFVVEQKVPEDIEYDAHDADAVHVLAVRADGVPLGTGRLLHGAAAAAASGDGDPAVGCLGRLAVTREARGLGVGAALVRAVEEAARARGLTAVDLHAQTHALGFYERLGYEAYGPEFPDAGIPHRAMRRAL encoded by the coding sequence ATGAGTGCCGCGCCGTCGCAGGTGCCGTCGTACGAGGTGCGCGTCGCCGAGGGCCCCGGCGACCGGGAGATGTGCTTCGCGGTGCGCAAGGACGTCTTCGTCGTCGAACAGAAGGTCCCCGAGGACATCGAGTACGACGCCCACGACGCCGACGCCGTGCACGTCCTGGCGGTCCGGGCGGACGGCGTCCCGCTGGGCACCGGCCGGCTGCTGCACGGCGCGGCCGCCGCGGCGGCCAGCGGCGACGGCGACCCGGCCGTCGGTTGCCTGGGCCGGCTCGCCGTGACCAGGGAGGCCCGCGGACTGGGCGTCGGGGCCGCCCTGGTGCGGGCCGTCGAGGAGGCGGCACGCGCGCGTGGGCTCACCGCGGTGGATCTGCACGCGCAGACCCACGCCCTGGGTTTCTACGAGCGACTGGGGTACGAGGCGTACGGGCCCGAGTTCCCCGACGCCGGGATTCCCCACCGCGCGATGCGGCGCGCCCTGTAG